From a single Miscanthus floridulus cultivar M001 chromosome 8, ASM1932011v1, whole genome shotgun sequence genomic region:
- the LOC136471594 gene encoding uncharacterized protein isoform X2: MQRISLRLLRSSSSASTTSSSLRGLAVPRGGWPARPALQPPVRTAAPADHTRWPPQRGYSQFASGFTPLKPKPLGSILDIERAKGLSPEHLVAAWDDYHLGRGHIGASMKAKLYHLLEQRSDSCRHFIIPLWKGSGYTTMFMQDAIHDLHRT, from the exons ATGCAGCGGATTTCGCTGCGACTTctgcgctcctcctcctccgcctccaccacctcctcctccctccgTGGCCTGGCAGTACCCCGCGGCGGTTGGCCCGCCCGACCGGCGCTGCAGCCTCCGGTGCGAACCGCGGCGCCGGCCGACCACACCCGGTGGCCGCCGCAGAGGGGTTACTCCCAGTTTGCCAGCGGGTTCACCCCGCTGAAGCCGAAGCCGCTGGGATCCATCCTGGACATCGAACGCGCCAAGGGCCTCTCCCCCGAGCACCTCGTCGCCGCCTGGGATGAC TATCATTTAGGAAGGGGTCATATAGGTGCATCTATGAAAGCGAAGCTTTACCATCTCTTGGAACAAAGATCAGATTCATG CCGTCACTTTATTATTCCTTTGTGGAAGGGAAGTGGATACACCACTATGTTCATGCAAG ATGCCATACATGATCTTCACAGGACTTGA
- the LOC136471594 gene encoding uncharacterized protein isoform X1 encodes MQRISLRLLRSSSSASTTSSSLRGLAVPRGGWPARPALQPPVRTAAPADHTRWPPQRGYSQFASGFTPLKPKPLGSILDIERAKGLSPEHLVAAWDDYHLGRGHIGASMKAKLYHLLEQRSDSCRHFIIPLWKGSGYTTMFMQVQMPYMIFTGLEDYKARGTQASPYYTVTHYTEFAETKDTVLIRGDVVFTSKLTDSEAKTLLETAHSFYLNDVRYRLVERFNKETHDFEFGDVLQVLDMPTM; translated from the exons ATGCAGCGGATTTCGCTGCGACTTctgcgctcctcctcctccgcctccaccacctcctcctccctccgTGGCCTGGCAGTACCCCGCGGCGGTTGGCCCGCCCGACCGGCGCTGCAGCCTCCGGTGCGAACCGCGGCGCCGGCCGACCACACCCGGTGGCCGCCGCAGAGGGGTTACTCCCAGTTTGCCAGCGGGTTCACCCCGCTGAAGCCGAAGCCGCTGGGATCCATCCTGGACATCGAACGCGCCAAGGGCCTCTCCCCCGAGCACCTCGTCGCCGCCTGGGATGAC TATCATTTAGGAAGGGGTCATATAGGTGCATCTATGAAAGCGAAGCTTTACCATCTCTTGGAACAAAGATCAGATTCATG CCGTCACTTTATTATTCCTTTGTGGAAGGGAAGTGGATACACCACTATGTTCATGCAAG TCCAGATGCCATACATGATCTTCACAGGACTTGAAGACTATAAAGCACGAGGCACTCAAGCAAGTCCTTACTACACAGTCACTCATTACACAGAGTTTGCAGAAACCAAGGACACAGTGCTTATTCGAGGAGATGTTGTTTTCACAAGCAAACTAACTGATTCAGAGGCAAAGACTCTTCTAGAGACTGCTCACTCATTCTACCTGAATGATGTGAGGTACAGACTCGTGGAGCGATTCAACAAAGAGACTCATGATTTTGAGTTCGGGGACGTCCTTCAAGTGCTTGACATGCCAACCATGTGA